One Halioglobus japonicus DNA segment encodes these proteins:
- a CDS encoding uroporphyrinogen-III synthase, which translates to MVTECGRVLVTRPAGQADSLLARLEQAGYSASHQPLLALAPLAELAPSLRQRVLDLDLYAHVIFISGNAVRYGLSIIDDYWPQLPTGINWYAIGGTTARLLAERGLVATEPGAQMNSEGLLAVPALQQVVDQRVLIVKGQGGRELLQSELTARGARVDELACYSRACPPLEQGALARTISEGGIETVLISSGEGLQNMLTLLSGEETTKFRDVRLVVPSLRVEKLAREAGFTQIDTAANASDEAMMAALQGR; encoded by the coding sequence ATGGTGACTGAATGCGGGCGCGTTCTTGTCACACGTCCTGCTGGCCAGGCGGACAGCCTACTCGCGCGACTTGAACAGGCGGGCTATAGTGCCAGCCATCAGCCGCTGCTGGCATTGGCGCCGCTGGCTGAGCTCGCACCATCGCTGCGGCAGCGGGTACTGGACCTCGACCTCTACGCCCATGTGATTTTTATCAGTGGCAACGCCGTGCGCTACGGACTCTCTATTATCGATGACTACTGGCCCCAGTTGCCCACTGGGATTAACTGGTATGCCATCGGGGGAACCACGGCTCGGCTGTTGGCCGAGCGCGGCCTCGTCGCCACAGAGCCAGGTGCGCAAATGAACAGCGAAGGTCTGCTGGCGGTGCCAGCGTTGCAGCAGGTCGTCGACCAGCGGGTGTTGATTGTGAAAGGGCAGGGCGGTCGCGAACTCCTGCAGAGTGAACTGACGGCGCGCGGCGCGCGGGTCGACGAGCTGGCCTGCTACTCGCGCGCATGTCCGCCACTGGAGCAGGGTGCTCTGGCACGGACAATCAGCGAGGGCGGGATAGAGACCGTGCTGATTTCCAGCGGCGAAGGTCTGCAGAATATGCTGACATTGCTTAGCGGGGAAGAAACCACTAAGTTTAGGGATGTACGCCTTGTGGTGCCTTCTCTGCGAGTGGAGAAGCTGGCGCGCGAGGCGGGTTTTACGCAAATTGATACGGCGGCCAATGCCTCAGATGAGGCCATGATGGCAGCCCTGCAAGGGCGGTAA
- a CDS encoding uroporphyrinogen-III C-methyltransferase: protein MKKGSSLVAWLALVLVLVLAAAAGWTVQQGMQREAALVQRIESLGTELAPPEVDLDGLERKLRQQIDRKSKQSSDAISQQNAQLDQLRAQIRDQQERLASFSANDHDAWLRAEAQYLLRLASQRLIMARDVVSAQALLGSADSILDELNDPTLYDVRAAVASEQAALRAVPKVDVEGIYLSLSALIEQADSLVIFQMQETEAQPEAEPTEGWQSRLARGYEEAAQKLSDYVVIRRRDVPMRALMDPQWEGLVRQNLRMLLEQAQVALLSGNQTLYTESLQRSLHWVEQFYDSDEAAAKAMAREIRQLEQRTVQVTMPDLTRSLKALDKAMKEAIGQGEAG from the coding sequence GTGAAGAAAGGCTCTTCGCTCGTCGCCTGGTTGGCGCTGGTACTGGTGTTGGTGCTGGCTGCAGCAGCAGGCTGGACCGTGCAGCAGGGCATGCAGCGTGAGGCCGCGCTGGTGCAGCGCATTGAATCACTCGGCACTGAGCTGGCTCCTCCGGAGGTCGACCTGGATGGTCTCGAACGCAAGCTGCGCCAGCAAATAGATCGCAAATCCAAGCAATCCAGCGATGCTATCAGCCAGCAAAATGCCCAGCTGGACCAGCTTCGTGCCCAGATCCGCGACCAGCAGGAGCGCCTGGCATCCTTTAGCGCCAACGATCATGACGCCTGGCTGAGAGCGGAGGCCCAGTACCTGTTGCGGCTGGCCAGCCAGCGGCTCATCATGGCCCGTGATGTCGTGTCTGCCCAGGCCTTGCTGGGCAGTGCCGATAGCATTCTGGATGAATTGAACGATCCCACGCTCTACGATGTGCGGGCCGCCGTTGCCTCGGAACAGGCAGCACTGCGGGCCGTGCCCAAGGTGGATGTGGAGGGAATCTACCTGAGCCTGTCGGCCCTGATAGAACAGGCTGATTCGCTGGTGATCTTCCAGATGCAGGAAACCGAGGCGCAGCCCGAGGCCGAGCCCACTGAGGGCTGGCAGAGCCGCCTGGCCCGCGGCTATGAGGAAGCGGCACAGAAACTGTCGGACTATGTCGTGATCCGACGTCGGGACGTACCCATGCGGGCATTGATGGATCCGCAGTGGGAAGGGCTGGTACGCCAGAACCTGAGAATGTTGCTGGAGCAGGCCCAGGTGGCCCTTTTGTCAGGTAACCAGACGCTGTACACCGAGAGCCTGCAGCGTTCGCTGCACTGGGTAGAGCAGTTCTACGATTCTGATGAGGCGGCCGCGAAGGCGATGGCGCGAGAGATTCGCCAGCTCGAGCAGCGCACGGTACAGGTGACCATGCCCGATCTGACCCGCTCCCTGAAAGCACTGGATAAGGCCATGAAGGAAGCTATCGGGCAGGGAGAGGCGGGCTAA
- a CDS encoding heme biosynthesis HemY N-terminal domain-containing protein, which yields MRKLFLLALIALLLGVGIVAVIETDPGYVLVAYGNYTVETSLWVGLVILAFFTLAIYLLLRLLRRVVGGQNSLASWLGGRRSRASSRLTTRGMISFIEGNWQRARRQLLRGAKNSEAPLINYLMAARASYRLNEPDQMREYLGAAEEAEAEAGIAVELTQAEMKLHAGQYEQALATLVRARRNASRHPYVLDLLHRAYYGLKDWGQLLELLPELRKYKVLDEAALNTLEREVYIALLAAQAAGEDSGDQLRRVWQKVPSALKQDPEILNRYVAMLVAGGHEAAADKVIVRALKQNWQPSLVRHYGYLGLEQPARQLAQAESWLASHPQDAQLLLCLGRLSAREKLWGKARDYLESSYRLERSAEVCAELGRLLLALGEPKVAAAYHREGLQISQGGTLPELPMPEATQPPARRQA from the coding sequence ATGCGCAAACTCTTTCTGCTCGCCCTGATCGCCCTACTGCTCGGTGTCGGTATTGTCGCCGTTATCGAGACTGATCCCGGTTATGTGTTGGTGGCCTACGGCAACTACACAGTAGAAACCAGCCTGTGGGTAGGCCTGGTGATTCTCGCCTTTTTCACCCTGGCCATTTATTTGTTGTTGCGCTTGCTCCGCCGGGTGGTGGGCGGACAGAACTCCCTCGCCAGCTGGTTGGGAGGCCGCCGTTCGCGCGCCTCTTCTCGCTTGACCACCCGCGGCATGATCAGTTTCATCGAGGGCAACTGGCAGCGTGCCCGCAGGCAGTTGCTGCGTGGCGCCAAAAATAGCGAAGCCCCGCTGATCAATTACCTGATGGCTGCCCGCGCCAGCTACCGACTAAACGAGCCCGACCAGATGCGTGAGTATCTCGGCGCCGCAGAAGAGGCCGAGGCCGAAGCGGGCATAGCGGTCGAGCTGACCCAGGCCGAGATGAAGCTGCATGCTGGGCAGTATGAGCAGGCCCTGGCTACCCTGGTGCGCGCCCGCCGCAACGCGAGCCGCCATCCCTACGTGCTGGACTTGTTGCACCGCGCCTATTACGGCCTCAAGGACTGGGGGCAATTGTTGGAATTGCTGCCGGAGTTGCGCAAGTACAAGGTGCTGGATGAGGCAGCGCTGAATACACTCGAGCGCGAAGTGTATATCGCGCTGTTGGCCGCACAGGCGGCCGGCGAAGACAGCGGCGATCAATTGCGCCGGGTGTGGCAGAAGGTCCCTTCTGCACTTAAACAGGATCCGGAAATTCTCAACCGCTACGTGGCAATGTTGGTCGCCGGTGGTCACGAGGCCGCTGCGGACAAGGTGATTGTGCGCGCACTGAAGCAAAACTGGCAGCCCAGCCTGGTCCGCCACTATGGCTATCTGGGCCTGGAGCAGCCCGCCCGTCAACTGGCCCAGGCCGAGAGCTGGTTGGCCAGTCACCCGCAGGATGCGCAGCTGCTGCTGTGCCTGGGTCGTCTCAGTGCCAGGGAAAAGCTCTGGGGCAAGGCGCGCGATTACTTGGAAAGCAGTTATCGCCTGGAGCGCTCAGCGGAAGTCTGTGCGGAATTGGGGAGGTTATTGCTCGCACTCGGCGAGCCAAAAGTGGCTGCTGCCTATCATCGCGAAGGTTTGCAAATCAGTCAGGGCGGGACCCTACCGGAGTTGCCCATGCCAGAGGCAACTCAGCCTCCGGCACGGCGTCAGGCCTGA
- the fabB gene encoding beta-ketoacyl-ACP synthase I, with amino-acid sequence MTRRVVVTGLGIVSCLGNDAETVAQALYEGKSGISTRQEHIDMGMRSHVAGSPDIDIKSLIDRKQLRFMGDAASYAYISMQQAIEDAGLTEEQVSNVRTGIIAGSGGASSASQTEAADILRERGLRRVGPYRVTQTMGSTVSACLATPFKIKGVNYSISSACSTSAHCIGNAMEQIQLNKQDIVFAGGGEELHWTLSSLFDAMGALSTKYNETPERASRAYDADRDGFVIAGGGGMLVLEELDHALARGAKIYAEVVGYGATSDGYDMVAPSGEGAVRCMQQALSTVEGNVDYINAHGTSTPAGDIQELKAVKEAYADMDSIPVVGSTKSLSGHSLGAAGVQEAIYTLLMQQRGFIAASANIENLDPEAEGLPIATERHDNVDLVRVMSNSFGFGGTNASLVFQKYPL; translated from the coding sequence ATGACTAGACGCGTTGTAGTTACCGGCCTGGGCATTGTGTCTTGCCTGGGCAATGATGCCGAGACAGTTGCGCAGGCACTGTACGAGGGCAAATCGGGCATTAGCACTCGCCAGGAACATATCGACATGGGCATGCGCTCCCATGTCGCCGGCTCCCCGGACATCGACATCAAATCCCTGATCGACCGCAAGCAGCTGCGGTTTATGGGCGATGCCGCCTCATATGCCTACATCTCCATGCAGCAGGCCATTGAAGACGCTGGCTTAACTGAAGAGCAGGTATCCAACGTGCGCACCGGCATTATCGCCGGCTCCGGCGGCGCCTCCTCTGCCAGCCAGACTGAAGCTGCGGATATTTTGCGTGAGCGCGGCTTGCGCCGGGTGGGCCCATACCGGGTCACCCAGACCATGGGCAGCACCGTGTCAGCCTGTCTGGCCACCCCCTTTAAGATCAAGGGCGTGAACTACTCCATTTCCTCGGCCTGCTCCACGAGTGCGCACTGCATCGGCAACGCCATGGAGCAAATCCAGCTCAACAAGCAGGACATCGTATTTGCCGGCGGCGGTGAGGAACTGCACTGGACCCTGAGCAGCCTGTTTGATGCCATGGGCGCGCTCTCCACCAAATACAACGAAACCCCCGAGCGCGCCTCGCGCGCCTACGATGCGGACCGCGACGGCTTTGTAATTGCCGGCGGTGGCGGCATGCTGGTTCTGGAAGAGCTGGATCACGCCCTGGCGCGGGGTGCAAAAATTTACGCAGAAGTAGTCGGCTATGGCGCCACCTCGGATGGCTACGACATGGTCGCCCCCTCTGGCGAGGGCGCTGTACGCTGCATGCAACAGGCGCTGTCCACTGTCGAGGGCAACGTGGATTACATCAACGCCCATGGCACGTCTACGCCAGCGGGCGACATCCAGGAACTCAAAGCCGTCAAAGAGGCCTACGCCGACATGGACAGCATCCCGGTGGTCGGCTCTACGAAGTCGCTGTCAGGGCACTCCCTCGGCGCCGCCGGCGTGCAGGAGGCAATTTATACCCTGCTCATGCAACAGCGTGGATTTATCGCCGCTTCGGCCAACATCGAAAACCTGGATCCGGAAGCGGAAGGTCTGCCCATTGCCACCGAACGCCACGACAACGTGGACCTGGTGCGCGTGATGTCGAACAGCTTCGGCTTTGGTGGCACCAACGCCTCACTGGTCTTCCAGAAATACCCGCTCTAA
- the fabA gene encoding 3-hydroxyacyl-[acyl-carrier-protein] dehydratase FabA, protein MTGKSAYAKDELVACGHGELFGEGNARLPVDNMLMLDRITHISSEGGEFDKGEIVAELDINPNLWFFDCHFPSDPVMPGCLGLDAMWQLVGFFLGWRGNPGRGRALGCGEVKFTGQILPTASKVVYNINMKRVIERKLVMGIADGSVSVDGREIYTASDLRVGLFQSTESF, encoded by the coding sequence ATGACTGGAAAAAGCGCGTACGCCAAGGACGAATTGGTAGCCTGCGGCCACGGAGAGCTCTTTGGCGAAGGCAATGCCCGGTTGCCGGTGGACAATATGCTGATGCTTGACCGCATCACCCATATCAGCTCCGAGGGCGGCGAGTTCGACAAGGGCGAGATTGTCGCCGAGCTCGACATCAATCCGAACCTGTGGTTTTTCGACTGCCACTTCCCGTCCGACCCGGTAATGCCGGGCTGCCTGGGCCTTGATGCCATGTGGCAGCTGGTCGGCTTTTTCCTGGGCTGGCGCGGCAATCCGGGCCGCGGCCGCGCTCTGGGCTGTGGCGAAGTGAAGTTTACCGGCCAAATTCTCCCGACCGCCAGCAAAGTGGTCTATAACATCAACATGAAGCGCGTCATCGAACGCAAACTGGTGATGGGTATCGCCGACGGCAGTGTTTCCGTAGACGGCCGTGAAATTTATACAGCAAGCGACCTGCGGGTCGGCCTTTTCCAATCCACGGAGTCTTTCTAA
- a CDS encoding mannose-1-phosphate guanylyltransferase/mannose-6-phosphate isomerase: MLTPVLLSGGVGSRLWPVSREAHPKQFQPLAGELSMLQETLRRTSGLEATAPLVVCNEDHRFMVAEQLRQVDLRASALILEPAGRNTAPAVALAALRAVQDDPEALLLVLPADHVIQDVAAFSAAVSHAIPLAQQGRLMTFGVVPASPETGYGYIKCGDALGDELYDLERFVEKPDLDTAKTYVESGSYLWNSGMFLLRADAYLAELGEHNPAMRTACEQAMASAATDMDFVRPDAEAFAACPSDSIDYAVMENTRLGGVVSLDCGWSDVGAWSALWDVHPGDERGNVVQGDVMIDNCDNSYFRSESRLVAATGVENLVVVETADAVLVAERDKVQDVKNIVARLKTEGRPEHSLHQCVYRPWGCYESLIVSDRFQVKRITVNPGERLSLQLHHHRAEHWIVVSGTAEVTCEDKVFMLGEDESTYIPLGHKHRLANPGRIPLELIEVQTGTYLGEDDIVRFDDQYGRSD; encoded by the coding sequence ATGTTGACTCCCGTTCTTCTGTCCGGCGGCGTGGGCAGCCGGTTGTGGCCCGTGTCGCGCGAGGCCCATCCCAAGCAGTTCCAGCCCCTGGCTGGTGAACTGTCCATGCTGCAGGAGACTCTGCGGCGCACCTCAGGCCTGGAGGCGACCGCCCCCCTGGTGGTGTGTAATGAAGATCACCGCTTCATGGTGGCCGAGCAGTTGCGCCAGGTGGATTTGCGGGCTAGCGCGCTGATTCTCGAGCCCGCGGGCCGCAATACGGCACCGGCGGTGGCCCTGGCTGCCCTGCGTGCGGTGCAGGATGACCCTGAGGCGCTGTTGCTGGTCTTGCCTGCTGACCACGTGATACAGGACGTGGCTGCCTTCTCTGCGGCAGTGTCGCATGCTATTCCTCTGGCCCAGCAAGGGCGGCTGATGACCTTTGGTGTGGTACCCGCCAGCCCCGAGACCGGCTACGGTTATATCAAGTGTGGCGACGCCCTGGGTGATGAGCTATACGACCTCGAGCGTTTTGTCGAAAAGCCTGACCTGGATACCGCGAAAACCTACGTCGAGAGTGGCAGCTACCTGTGGAACAGCGGTATGTTCCTGCTCCGCGCCGATGCTTATCTCGCTGAACTGGGTGAGCACAATCCCGCCATGCGCACCGCCTGTGAGCAGGCCATGGCCAGCGCGGCGACAGACATGGATTTTGTGCGGCCAGATGCGGAAGCTTTCGCGGCCTGCCCAAGCGACAGCATTGATTACGCGGTGATGGAAAATACCCGCCTGGGTGGCGTGGTGTCGCTGGACTGTGGTTGGAGCGATGTCGGCGCCTGGTCGGCACTGTGGGACGTCCACCCCGGCGACGAGCGTGGCAATGTGGTGCAGGGCGATGTGATGATCGATAACTGCGATAACAGCTACTTCCGCAGTGAATCGCGTCTGGTGGCAGCCACCGGCGTAGAAAACCTGGTTGTGGTGGAGACCGCCGATGCCGTGCTGGTGGCTGAGCGCGACAAGGTCCAGGATGTTAAGAACATTGTCGCTCGACTCAAGACAGAAGGGCGCCCCGAGCACAGCCTGCACCAGTGCGTATACCGCCCCTGGGGTTGCTATGAAAGCCTGATCGTCTCGGATCGTTTTCAGGTGAAGCGCATTACGGTGAACCCCGGTGAGCGTCTGTCACTGCAATTGCACCACCACCGTGCCGAGCACTGGATAGTGGTCAGTGGCACGGCGGAAGTCACCTGCGAAGATAAAGTTTTCATGCTGGGCGAGGATGAGTCGACTTACATCCCGCTCGGCCACAAGCATCGCCTCGCCAACCCCGGGCGCATTCCGCTCGAACTGATTGAAGTGCAGACCGGCACCTATCTGGGTGAGGATGATATTGTAAGATTTGACGATCAATACGGCCGCAGTGATTAG
- the pgi gene encoding glucose-6-phosphate isomerase, producing the protein MAATLLSQLPSFGKLSDMALAMSDSSVNDLFTTDPERASRYILDAAGITLDYSKHLLDDTALAALYTLAREADLEHAATALLDGTEVNNTEARPALHSLLRATSAPGLEDKLAQVQRSRATMRDWAERLNNSQHLGFSGAVITDVVNIGIGGSDLGPRLVTEALRPFQGDVACHYVANVDPADLQNTLRDLNPDTTLFIVCSKSFRTEETLTNSLVAREWMLNAGASEADLAMHFLAITTNLEAATEFGIDADNCLPMWDWVGGRYSVWSAVGLSCAIAVGWDNFEQFLAGAAAMDQHFAEAPLEQNLPVLLSLLEVWYCNFFGAGNHVVLPYDNALQRFPDFLQQLTMESNGKGVSKSGQPVDHATGPVLWGSAGTMGQHSFHQLLHQGTELCPTDFILPLTTHTGMTEQHRRLVANCLAQSRTMMVGRSLQEAHASLVERGVDPARAEELAPHLAMQGNRPNSVITMEALTPTTLGALIALYEHRTYCSGVMWGINSFDQWGVELGKEIGVQILRIMAGESTNAAMDPATDRLIAAWQKAQD; encoded by the coding sequence ATGGCTGCTACCCTTCTTTCGCAACTTCCCAGCTTTGGGAAGCTCTCTGATATGGCGCTGGCGATGAGCGACAGCTCAGTCAACGACTTATTCACAACCGACCCTGAGCGCGCCTCGCGATACATCCTGGATGCTGCGGGCATCACGCTCGACTACAGCAAGCACCTGCTCGATGACACCGCCCTCGCGGCGCTCTACACCCTGGCTCGCGAGGCGGATCTGGAGCACGCAGCCACGGCCCTGCTCGATGGCACTGAGGTCAACAACACCGAGGCGCGACCGGCACTGCACAGCCTGCTGCGCGCGACCAGCGCACCCGGCCTGGAAGACAAACTGGCACAAGTACAACGCAGCCGAGCCACCATGCGCGACTGGGCCGAGCGCCTCAACAACAGCCAGCACCTGGGCTTCAGTGGCGCCGTCATTACCGACGTGGTCAACATTGGCATCGGAGGCTCTGATCTCGGGCCGCGCCTCGTCACCGAAGCACTGCGCCCCTTCCAGGGCGACGTGGCCTGCCACTACGTGGCCAACGTGGACCCGGCCGATTTACAAAACACCCTGCGGGACCTGAACCCGGACACCACCCTGTTTATTGTCTGCTCCAAGTCCTTCCGCACCGAGGAAACTCTGACCAACAGCCTGGTGGCCCGCGAGTGGATGCTCAACGCCGGCGCCAGCGAGGCCGACCTGGCCATGCATTTCCTGGCCATTACCACCAACCTCGAGGCCGCAACCGAGTTCGGCATTGACGCCGACAATTGCCTGCCCATGTGGGACTGGGTCGGTGGCCGCTACTCGGTGTGGTCAGCCGTCGGCCTGTCCTGCGCCATCGCCGTGGGTTGGGACAACTTTGAACAGTTCCTGGCAGGCGCTGCCGCCATGGACCAGCACTTCGCCGAGGCACCGCTGGAGCAGAATCTACCCGTACTGCTCAGCCTGCTGGAGGTGTGGTACTGCAATTTCTTTGGCGCCGGCAATCACGTCGTCCTGCCCTACGACAACGCGCTACAGCGCTTCCCGGACTTTCTCCAGCAACTCACCATGGAGAGTAACGGCAAAGGCGTGAGCAAATCTGGCCAGCCTGTGGACCACGCCACGGGGCCGGTGCTGTGGGGCTCAGCGGGCACCATGGGCCAGCACTCTTTCCACCAGCTACTCCACCAGGGCACCGAACTGTGCCCGACCGATTTCATCCTGCCGCTGACCACCCACACGGGCATGACCGAGCAACACCGCCGCCTGGTCGCCAATTGCCTGGCCCAGAGCCGCACCATGATGGTGGGCCGCTCGCTGCAGGAGGCGCACGCGTCACTGGTCGAGCGTGGTGTCGACCCAGCGCGAGCGGAGGAACTGGCACCTCACCTGGCTATGCAGGGCAACCGACCGAACTCCGTAATCACAATGGAAGCCCTCACACCAACGACCCTGGGCGCCCTTATTGCCCTGTACGAGCACCGCACGTATTGCAGCGGCGTCATGTGGGGCATCAACTCCTTTGACCAATGGGGTGTCGAGCTGGGCAAGGAAATCGGTGTCCAGATTCTCCGCATCATGGCGGGCGAGAGCACCAACGCTGCGATGGATCCTGCCACCGACCGCTTGATTGCTGCCTGGCAGAAAGCGCAGGACTAG
- a CDS encoding polyprenyl synthetase family protein produces MQNIRAAVASEFEQVNQLIVEQLHSDVGMVENIGHYIVDAGGKRLRPLLVLLSAAALGPCQQDHIKFAAVIEFIHTATLLHDDVVDISSLRRGRPTANAEFGNAPSVLVGDFLYTRAFQLMVELADMDILRQMADTTNTIAEGEVLQLVRAGDANTTEAQYLEVITRKTAILFAAGCYGAAVLSGCDDDRRQAMHDFGLNLGIAFQMIDDVLDYEGDPATMGKNVGDDLTEGKPTLPLIYTLEHGTAEEQTLVRKAISEKTAEDIDQVLAAVQRCGALDYTRSEAKRYHDMALANLEELQDNAARTALAAVTALSIDRDH; encoded by the coding sequence ATGCAAAACATACGCGCCGCCGTGGCCTCTGAGTTCGAGCAGGTCAACCAACTGATTGTTGAACAGCTCCACTCGGACGTGGGCATGGTCGAGAATATCGGCCACTACATTGTCGACGCCGGCGGCAAGCGCCTGCGCCCACTGCTGGTGCTGTTGAGTGCAGCGGCCTTGGGTCCTTGCCAGCAGGACCACATTAAATTTGCCGCGGTGATCGAATTCATTCACACCGCCACCCTGCTCCACGACGATGTGGTCGATATCTCCAGCCTGCGCCGCGGCCGGCCCACCGCCAACGCGGAGTTTGGTAACGCACCATCTGTTCTGGTAGGCGACTTCCTCTATACCCGGGCGTTCCAGCTCATGGTAGAGCTGGCGGACATGGACATTCTGCGGCAGATGGCTGATACCACCAACACTATCGCTGAGGGCGAAGTACTGCAACTGGTCAGGGCCGGCGATGCAAATACGACCGAAGCCCAGTATCTGGAGGTCATCACTCGTAAAACCGCCATCCTGTTTGCTGCAGGCTGTTACGGTGCGGCAGTACTTAGCGGCTGTGACGACGACCGGCGGCAGGCCATGCACGATTTCGGTCTGAACCTCGGCATTGCCTTCCAGATGATCGACGACGTGCTCGACTACGAAGGGGACCCGGCCACCATGGGTAAAAATGTCGGCGACGATCTCACTGAAGGTAAACCGACGCTGCCCCTCATCTACACCCTGGAGCACGGGACCGCAGAAGAGCAGACCCTGGTGCGCAAGGCGATTTCCGAAAAGACGGCCGAGGATATCGACCAGGTGCTGGCTGCCGTACAGCGCTGCGGCGCGCTTGACTACACCCGCTCGGAAGCCAAGCGCTATCACGACATGGCATTGGCTAACCTCGAAGAGCTGCAAGACAATGCGGCGCGCACTGCGCTGGCAGCGGTAACGGCGCTCTCAATCGACCGGGATCACTGA
- the rplU gene encoding 50S ribosomal protein L21: MYAVIEAGGKQHRVVEGETLKLEKIEAATGETVEFDKVLLAGAGEDVKIGTPVVDGAKVTAEVVAHGRHKKVKIVKFNRRKHHRKETGHRQWFTEVKITGISA, translated from the coding sequence ATGTACGCAGTAATCGAAGCCGGTGGTAAGCAGCACCGCGTAGTTGAGGGCGAAACCCTCAAGCTGGAAAAAATTGAAGCCGCCACTGGCGAAACTGTCGAGTTCGACAAGGTTCTGCTGGCCGGCGCAGGCGAAGACGTCAAAATTGGCACCCCCGTCGTAGACGGCGCCAAGGTCACCGCTGAAGTGGTTGCCCACGGTCGCCATAAGAAAGTGAAAATTGTTAAGTTCAACCGTCGTAAGCACCATCGGAAAGAAACTGGCCACCGCCAGTGGTTCACCGAAGTGAAAATCACTGGTATTTCGGCGTAA
- the rpmA gene encoding 50S ribosomal protein L27, protein MAHKKAGGSTRNGRDSESKRLGVKRYGGQEVLAGNILVRQRGTKFHAGENVGMGKDHTLFALQNGKVEFVTRGPKNRKFVQVVSA, encoded by the coding sequence ATGGCTCATAAAAAAGCTGGTGGTAGTACCCGTAACGGACGCGATTCCGAGAGTAAACGCCTTGGCGTCAAGCGCTACGGCGGTCAGGAAGTCCTGGCAGGCAACATTCTCGTGCGTCAACGTGGCACCAAGTTCCACGCCGGTGAAAACGTAGGCATGGGCAAGGATCACACTCTGTTTGCCCTGCAAAACGGCAAAGTAGAGTTTGTTACCCGCGGTCCAAAGAACCGCAAGTTCGTTCAGGTGGTGAGCGCCTGA
- the cgtA gene encoding Obg family GTPase CgtA — protein sequence MKFVDEANITVHAGKGGNGALSFRREKYIAKGGPDGGDGGDGGSVILEGDNNLNTMVDYRFVRTYKAEPGQAGQGRNCTGKSGDDLVLKVPVGTTVLDEDTGEILGDIQADGQQLKVAQGGYHGLGNTRFKSSTNRAPRQTTPGSDGEIRSLKLELKVLADVGLLGLPNAGKSTFIRAVSSAKPKVADYPFTTLVPNLGVVKVEAHRSFVVADIPGLIEGASEGAGLGIRFLKHLTRNRILLHIVDMAPYDGVEPADAALAIAGELGRFSPTLAERERWLVLNKTDLVDAETFAERKAKVLEALDWQGPVYEISAIKSEGTDRLCGDLMAYLEELREREAADPELALADVELQHRMQDEARQRIEELRSQRRRGPDADADANAEDGDDWDEDDYDVDVEYVP from the coding sequence ATGAAGTTTGTAGACGAAGCGAACATCACAGTACATGCAGGCAAGGGCGGCAATGGTGCCCTGAGTTTTCGCCGTGAGAAGTACATCGCCAAAGGCGGCCCCGATGGGGGCGATGGCGGGGACGGCGGGAGCGTGATCCTGGAGGGGGATAACAACCTCAACACCATGGTCGACTACCGTTTTGTTCGCACTTACAAGGCAGAGCCCGGCCAGGCCGGCCAGGGCCGTAACTGCACCGGCAAGAGCGGCGATGACCTCGTGCTCAAAGTGCCCGTGGGCACGACGGTGCTGGACGAAGATACCGGTGAGATTCTCGGTGACATCCAGGCGGATGGTCAGCAGCTGAAGGTGGCCCAGGGTGGTTACCACGGCCTGGGAAATACCCGTTTCAAATCCAGTACCAACCGCGCACCGCGGCAGACGACGCCCGGCAGCGACGGTGAGATCCGCTCGCTGAAACTCGAGCTGAAAGTGTTGGCGGATGTGGGCCTGCTCGGCCTCCCTAATGCCGGCAAGTCCACCTTTATTCGCGCGGTGTCCTCCGCCAAGCCCAAAGTGGCTGATTACCCCTTCACCACTCTGGTGCCCAACCTCGGCGTCGTTAAAGTCGAGGCTCATCGCAGTTTTGTGGTGGCCGATATCCCCGGTCTGATTGAGGGTGCCTCGGAAGGTGCCGGGCTTGGTATCCGCTTCCTTAAGCACCTGACCCGCAACCGAATTCTGCTGCACATCGTAGATATGGCGCCCTATGACGGCGTGGAACCGGCAGATGCTGCACTGGCGATTGCCGGTGAGCTCGGACGCTTCAGTCCGACACTGGCCGAGCGCGAGCGGTGGTTGGTGCTCAACAAGACCGACCTGGTAGATGCCGAGACGTTCGCCGAACGCAAAGCCAAAGTGCTTGAGGCACTGGACTGGCAGGGCCCTGTTTACGAGATCTCAGCGATCAAGAGCGAGGGTACCGACCGCCTGTGTGGCGACCTCATGGCCTACCTGGAAGAGCTGCGTGAGCGCGAGGCGGCTGACCCCGAGCTGGCGCTGGCGGATGTGGAGTTGCAGCACCGCATGCAGGACGAGGCGCGCCAGCGCATTGAAGAGCTGCGCAGTCAGCGCCGCCGCGGACCTGATGCCGATGCCGATGCCAATGCCGAGGATGGCGACGATTGGGACGAAGATGACTATGACGTGGATGTTGAGTACGTACCCTGA